One window of Elusimicrobiota bacterium genomic DNA carries:
- a CDS encoding alkaline phosphatase family protein, protein MIRRLLPLCIIVLCAGAPAALGSTRTVENAVLIGWDGAQRSEVLEMLAAGELPNLGRLVAAGGMTDTLVTTGATETKPGWAEILTGRNAELMGIKDNVIYRPIPPGYTIFELLKARIPGIKTVFLAGKGNNVAARGPHEVCVNCVTRMPPDFAKTHWWNKDEILAKTRTYDGSPRRWESRAGEPYFNAAKSLDIHKINLEAADRVGKAALSALKRCRGSRFFAFIHFEEPDEQGHVFKDGSPEYKDAIRAEDRWLGRLMAKLKELGLDDRTAVFVVSDHGFDPGLNSHRKAPYTFLAVDRPGRLRAGDRKDVTPTILETLGVAPESVLPPLDGRSLREP, encoded by the coding sequence GCGCGCCGGCGGCCCTGGGCTCGACCCGCACGGTCGAGAACGCCGTGCTCATCGGCTGGGATGGCGCGCAGCGCTCGGAGGTCCTGGAAATGCTCGCGGCCGGGGAACTCCCCAACCTAGGCCGGCTGGTCGCGGCGGGCGGGATGACGGACACTTTGGTGACCACCGGGGCCACCGAGACCAAGCCGGGCTGGGCCGAGATCCTGACCGGCCGCAACGCCGAGCTCATGGGCATAAAGGACAACGTCATATACCGGCCCATCCCCCCGGGCTACACCATCTTCGAGCTCCTCAAAGCCCGCATCCCGGGCATCAAGACGGTTTTCCTGGCGGGCAAGGGCAACAACGTGGCTGCCCGCGGCCCGCATGAGGTCTGCGTCAACTGCGTCACCCGCATGCCGCCGGACTTCGCCAAGACCCATTGGTGGAACAAGGACGAGATCCTCGCCAAGACCAGGACTTACGACGGTTCTCCCCGCCGCTGGGAAAGCCGGGCGGGCGAGCCCTACTTCAACGCCGCCAAATCGCTGGACATACACAAGATCAATCTGGAGGCGGCGGACCGGGTCGGCAAGGCCGCGCTCTCTGCTCTCAAGCGCTGCCGCGGCTCCCGCTTCTTCGCCTTCATCCATTTCGAGGAGCCGGACGAGCAGGGGCACGTTTTCAAGGATGGTTCCCCGGAATACAAGGACGCCATCCGGGCCGAGGACCGCTGGCTGGGCCGGCTGATGGCGAAGCTCAAGGAGCTGGGGCTCGACGACCGGACAGCCGTCTTCGTGGTGTCCGACCACGGCTTCGATCCGGGGCTCAATAGCCACCGCAAGGCTCCGTACACCTTCCTGGCCGTCGATCGGCCGGGCCGCCTGCGCGCGGGCGACCGCAAGGACGTGACGCCCACCATACTCGAGACTCTGGGCGTCGCTCCGGAAAGCGTGCTTCCGCCCCTGGACGGGCGCTCCCTGCGGGAGCCCTGA